GTCTATTAAGGACCGTATCCGTCTGACTGAGCAAGGAGAAGTCATTGGCAACAAATACGGTAACAAAGATGCAGCCTATTACAACCTTGAGATGCTGGTTTCTGCAGCTATTAACCGCATGATTACCAAGAAGAAGAGTGATATCAATACGTCAAATCGTTACGAAGCTATCATGGATCAAGTAGTAGACCGTAGTTATGATATCTACCGTGATTTGGTTTTTGGAAATGAACATTTCTATGACTATTTCTTTGAATCAAGTCCAATCAAGGCTATTTCAAGCTTCAATATCGGTTCGCGTCCAGCAGCTCGTAAGACCATCACTGAAATTGGCGGTTTGCGTGCTATCCCTTGGGTCTTCTCATGGTCACAAAGCCGTGTCATGTTCCCTGGATGGTACGGAGTGGGATCAAGCTTTAAAGAATTTATAGATCAAGATCCGAAGAATATCGAGTTTCTTCGTGACATGTACCAAAACTGGCCTTTCTTTCAATCTTTGCTTTCCAATGTAGACATGGTCTTGTCTAAGTCTAACATGAACATTGCTTTTGAATATGCCAAGCTCTGTGAAGACGAAGAAGTACAAGCTATCTACTACACTATTTTAGATGAATGGCAGTTGACTAAGGACGTTATTTTAGCTATCGAAGGTTATGACGAACTCTTGGCAGAAAACTCTTATCTAAAAGACAGTCTAAACTATCGTATGCCTTACTTTAATATCCTGAACTACATCCAGTTGGAGTTGATCAAACGTCAACGTCGCGGCGAATTGTCGGCAGACGAAGAAAAATTAATCCATACAACTATCAACGGAATTGCAACTGGTTTACGTAATTCAGGCTGATATTCTACAAACTTCCTCTTTTTTCAAGGGGAAGTTTTTGAATTGTTTAAAAAATTCTAAAAATAAGCTTGACAAGTAGTTGAAAAATGATATAATTTAAACATTCAGAAAGTAATCTTGCTCATTTTTTAGAGAGTCTGTGGTTGGTGAAAGCAGATAGATGAAATTGATGAAATTGGGCTGAATGTACTTAAGAATTTGAAATCATAAAAATTCGGTGAGCACACCTTACAGTGCAACTCGTTATTGCGAGAAAGAGCGATAGGGATATTCCCTATAATTGAGGTGGTACCGCGCATCGACGTCCTCACACAAGTTTTTTGTGTGAGGACTTTTTCTGTGGGGAGGAAAGATATTGGAATTTAAACGATGGCATCGCTTGATGATGTGATTTAAAAAGTTAAGGTAAAAGAATTAAGGAGAAAGAAAAATGAAAAATAAACGTTTGATTGGAATTGTCGCTGGATTAGCAGTATTGGTGGTGGCTAGCTTGATTTATTCATCAATGAACAAGCCAGCAGCTAAAGAAGAGCAAAAGGTCGCTAAGGTTGGTGTCCTTCAATTTGTTAGTCACCCATCCTTGGACTTGATTTACCAAGGAATTCAAGATGGACTAGCTGAAGAAGGCTATAAGGACGACCAAGTAAAAATCGACTTTATGAACTCTGAAGGCGATCAGAGCAAGGTTGCAACCATGAGTAAACAATTGGTAGCAAATGGAAACGATGTAGTTGTTGGGATTGCAACACCAGCAGCTCAAGGACTTGCAAGTGCTACTAAAGATCTACCAGTTATCATGGCTGCTATTACAGACCCAATCGGTGCTAACTTGGTCAAAGATTTGAAAAAACCAGGTGGCAACATTACAGGGGTGTCAGACCACAACCCAGCTGAACAGCAAGTGGAATTGATTAAAACTTTGACACCAAATGTCAAAACAATCGGTGCTCTTTACTCAAGTAGCGAAGATAACTCAAAAACACAGGTAGAAGAATTCAAGGCTTATGCTGAAAAAGCAGGTTTGACAGTCGAAACATTTGCCGTTCCATCAACCAATGAAATTGCTTCAACAGTTAATGTCATGACAAGTAAGGTTGATGCGATTTGGGTTCCAATTGACAACACCATCGCATCAGCATTCTCAACAGTTGTTTCAAGCAACCAAACAGCTAAAAAGCCAATCTACCCAAGTGCTACTGCCATGGTAGAAGCAGGTGGATTAGCATCTGTAGTAGTTGACCAACACGATCTTGGAGTGGCTACTGGTAAGATGATTGCCAAAGTTTTGAAAGGTGAAAAACCAGCTGATACGCCAGTTAATGTATTTTCAACTGGTAAGTCAGTGATTAACAAAAAACTAGCGCAGGAACTTGGTATCACCATTCCTGAGTCCGTTCTAAAAGAAGCAGGACAAGTGATTGAATAAAGATAAAGGAGGAGCTGGGCACATCTCCTCCCATTTTTACTAAAGAAAGAAATGAGTGAAAGATTATGATAGTATCCATTATTTCTCAGGGGATGGTCTGGGCGATTTTAGGTTTGGGAATCTTTATGACTTTTCGAATTTTGAATTTCCCTGATATGACTACTGAAGGTTCTTTTCCTCTTGGGGGAGCAGTAGCTGTAACCTTGATAACACAGGGAGTCAACCCATTTTTAGCAACCCTAGCTGCAGTAGGAGCGGGTTGTCTAGCTGGAATGGCGACCGGTCTCTTATATACCAAAGGAAAAATCCCAACCCTCTTATCAGGGATTCTGGTCATGACTTCTTGCCATTCCATCATGCTCATGATTATGGGACGTGCCAATCTGGGGCTTCTTGGAACCAAGCAAATTCAGGATGTCTTGCCTTTCGATTCAGACCTTAACCAACTCCTGACTGGATTAATCTTTGTAGCTCTTGTTATTGGTCTCATGCTCTTTTTCCTTGATACCAAACTAGGTCAGGCCTACATCGCTACAGGTGACAATCCTGATATGGCTCGTAGCTTTGGTATCAATACGGGACGTATGGAACTCATGGGCTTGGTTCTCTCAAATGGGATTATCGCGCTTGCAGGGGCTTTAATTGCTCAACAAGAAGGATATGCAGATGTTTCTCGAGGAATTGGCGTGATTGTCGTAGGGCTTGCTAGCTTGATTATTGGTGAGGTTTTGTTCAAGAGTTTGACCCTGGCAGAGCGACTCATGACCATCGTCGTTGGCTCTATCGCTTATCAGTTCCTCGTTTGGGGAGTGATTGCTCTTGGGTTTAATACAAGTTATCTTCGTTTGTACAGCGCCTTGATTTTGGCAGTTTGCCTTATGATTCCAACCTTCAAAAGCAAATACCTGAAAGGAGTCAAGTTTAGCAAATGACAGCAATTGTAGAATTAAAAAATGCTACCAAAGTCATCACGAATGGCTTTGATGAGGAAAAAATCATTCTGAATGATGTTTCTCTTGAAATTTTCGAACATGATTTCATTACCATCCTAGGGGGAAATGGAGCAGGGAAGTCAACGCTTTTTAACACGATTGCAGGTACCTTACCTTTAACAAGTGGAAGTATCCGTATCATGGGCGAGGATGTGACGCATTTTTCACCTGAAAAGCGGGCTAAGTACTTGTCTCGTGTCTTTCAAGATCCTAAGATGGGGACGGCTCCCCGTATGACGGTGGCGGAAAATCTCTTAATTGCCAAGTTTCGTGGTGAGAAGAGAGGACTCCTTCCTAGGAGACTTTCAAGCCATAGAGAAGAGTTCCAGACTACCATTGAAAAGGTTGGAAATGGTCTTGAAAAACATCTGGACACTCCTATTGAATTTCTATCAGGTGGTCAACGTCAGGCCTTGAGTCTCTTGATGGCAACCTTGAAGCGACCAGAGTTGCTCTTGTTGGATGAACACACAGCAGCTCTCGACCCAAAGACCAGTGTTGCTTTGATGGAGTTAACAGATGACTTTGTCAGTAAGGATCATCTGACAGCCTTGATGATTACCCACCATATGGAAGATGCACTGAAGTATGGCAATCGTCTGATTGTCATGAAGGAAGGTCGTATTATCCAAGACCTCAATAAAGAAGAAAAAGCTAAGATGAAAATTTCAGACTACTATCAATTATTTGAATAGATGAGTTAAATAATCATCAAAAAATAGAGAAGAGAAACTTAGAAGCATGGAAGTGTTTCTGAGTTTTTTATCTCCTCTTTCTATCTGGAAAAATAAGGCAAAGAGAATTACGGAAAGCGTATGAAATGGTTTACTTTTTTTCAGAAATAAGCTATACTAGTTTACGTGAAACTATGATAAGATGGAGGTATTGTGTATGGTTGACAAGCAAGTCATTGAAGAAATCAAAAACAATGCCAACATTGTGGAAGTCATAGGTGATGTGATTTCTTTACAGAAGGCTGGACGGAACTATTTAGGGCTCTGTCCTTTTCATGGTGAAAAGACCCCCTCTTTCAACGTAGTTGAGGACAAGCAGTTTTATCACTGTTTTGGCTGTGGTCGTTCAGGAGATGTCTTTAAGTTTATCGAAGAATACCAAGGCGTGTCCTTTATGGAAGCCGTTCAACTCTTAGGAGAGCGCGTCGGTATTCAACTAGCTATGCCTGTTCAGTCTCGTCCCCAACAAGCTTCCCCTCATCAAGCTCTATATGATATGCATGAAGAAGCTGCCCGTTTTTACCATGCCATCCTCATGACGACAAAGATGGGAGAAGAAGCAAGGGCTTATCTCTACAAACGCGGATTGACAGACGATGTTCTGAAGCACTTCCAGATTGGACTAGCTCCAGCAGAGAGAACTTATCTCTATCAACGTTTGGCTGACAAGTTTGAGGAAAAGGATTTATTGGATTCGGGCTTGTTTTATCTGTCAGATGGTAATCAATTTTATGATACTTTTTTTGGACGGATCATCTTTCCTTTGACCAATGACAAGGGACAGGTCATTGCATTTTCAGGTCGTATCTGGCAAGAAACTGACAGTCAGACTGCCAAATATAAAAATAGTCGCTCGACTGCAATTTTTAACAAGAGTTACGAATTGTATCATTTGGACAAGGCAAAAAAGGGAACAGGTAAGATTACAGAGCTCTATCTGATGGAAGGCTTCATGGATGTGATCGCAGCCTACCGTGCTGGTATAGAAAATTCTGTGGCTTCCATGGGAACAGCCTTAAGCAAGGAGCATGTTGACCACCTCAAACGCTTTACCAAAAAAATTGTTCTCAGCTATGATGGCGACAAGGCAGGGCAGGCAGCAACAGCCAAGGCTCTAGAGGAGTTAAAAGACTTCTCAGTGGAGGTTGTTCGAGTACCTGATGCCATGGACCCAGATGAGTATTTGCAAAAGAATTCTGCTGAAGACCTGGCTTACCTTTTAACCAAGACTCGTATCAGTCCTATAGAGTTCTATATTCACCAGCTCAAGCCTGATAATAGTGATAACTTGCAGGCGCAAATTGAGTTCATTGAAAAGATTGCGCCCCTAATCGCCAAAGAAAAGTCTATCACTGCCCAGAATTCTTATATCCACATTCTGGCGGATAATCTACCTTCTTTTGATTACCAGCAGGTGGAGCAGATTGTAAATGAAAGTCGCATTGTTCAGAGGCAGGAAAGAGTCAAAGAGGAGCAACCTCCAGCAGCGATTAGTATACCTGTAACGCGGCAACTGACAGCAGTCATGAGAGCAGAGGCTCATCTCCTTTATAGAATGGCTGAGAATCCAGTTGTTCTAAATGACTACCGATTAAGAGAAGATTTTTTCTTTGATACCCCAGAATTTCAGATTCTTTACGAATTATTAAGTGAGCAGGGAGAAATTGGCTCAGAGGAGCTTTCTCATCAGACGCCTGAGGTTGAAAATGCTTGGTACCACGTGCTTAGCTTGGATTTGCCAGCTGAAATGTCGCCTCAAGAGCTAATGGAAGTCGAAGCGACTCGAAACCGTGCTCTCCTCAGCAAGGACAACTTACGAATTAAAAAGAAAGTGCAGGAAGCTAGTCATGTAGGAGATACAGACACAGCCTTGGAAGAATTGCAACGATTGATTTCCCAAAAGAGAAGAATGGAGTAATAATGGCAACAAAACAAAAAGAAGTAACCACATTTG
This genomic stretch from Streptococcus sp. 1643 harbors:
- the dnaG gene encoding DNA primase, encoding MVDKQVIEEIKNNANIVEVIGDVISLQKAGRNYLGLCPFHGEKTPSFNVVEDKQFYHCFGCGRSGDVFKFIEEYQGVSFMEAVQLLGERVGIQLAMPVQSRPQQASPHQALYDMHEEAARFYHAILMTTKMGEEARAYLYKRGLTDDVLKHFQIGLAPAERTYLYQRLADKFEEKDLLDSGLFYLSDGNQFYDTFFGRIIFPLTNDKGQVIAFSGRIWQETDSQTAKYKNSRSTAIFNKSYELYHLDKAKKGTGKITELYLMEGFMDVIAAYRAGIENSVASMGTALSKEHVDHLKRFTKKIVLSYDGDKAGQAATAKALEELKDFSVEVVRVPDAMDPDEYLQKNSAEDLAYLLTKTRISPIEFYIHQLKPDNSDNLQAQIEFIEKIAPLIAKEKSITAQNSYIHILADNLPSFDYQQVEQIVNESRIVQRQERVKEEQPPAAISIPVTRQLTAVMRAEAHLLYRMAENPVVLNDYRLREDFFFDTPEFQILYELLSEQGEIGSEELSHQTPEVENAWYHVLSLDLPAEMSPQELMEVEATRNRALLSKDNLRIKKKVQEASHVGDTDTALEELQRLISQKRRME
- a CDS encoding ABC transporter permease, coding for MIVSIISQGMVWAILGLGIFMTFRILNFPDMTTEGSFPLGGAVAVTLITQGVNPFLATLAAVGAGCLAGMATGLLYTKGKIPTLLSGILVMTSCHSIMLMIMGRANLGLLGTKQIQDVLPFDSDLNQLLTGLIFVALVIGLMLFFLDTKLGQAYIATGDNPDMARSFGINTGRMELMGLVLSNGIIALAGALIAQQEGYADVSRGIGVIVVGLASLIIGEVLFKSLTLAERLMTIVVGSIAYQFLVWGVIALGFNTSYLRLYSALILAVCLMIPTFKSKYLKGVKFSK
- the trpX gene encoding tryptophan ABC transporter substrate-binding protein, producing MKNKRLIGIVAGLAVLVVASLIYSSMNKPAAKEEQKVAKVGVLQFVSHPSLDLIYQGIQDGLAEEGYKDDQVKIDFMNSEGDQSKVATMSKQLVANGNDVVVGIATPAAQGLASATKDLPVIMAAITDPIGANLVKDLKKPGGNITGVSDHNPAEQQVELIKTLTPNVKTIGALYSSSEDNSKTQVEEFKAYAEKAGLTVETFAVPSTNEIASTVNVMTSKVDAIWVPIDNTIASAFSTVVSSNQTAKKPIYPSATAMVEAGGLASVVVDQHDLGVATGKMIAKVLKGEKPADTPVNVFSTGKSVINKKLAQELGITIPESVLKEAGQVIE
- a CDS encoding ABC transporter ATP-binding protein yields the protein MTAIVELKNATKVITNGFDEEKIILNDVSLEIFEHDFITILGGNGAGKSTLFNTIAGTLPLTSGSIRIMGEDVTHFSPEKRAKYLSRVFQDPKMGTAPRMTVAENLLIAKFRGEKRGLLPRRLSSHREEFQTTIEKVGNGLEKHLDTPIEFLSGGQRQALSLLMATLKRPELLLLDEHTAALDPKTSVALMELTDDFVSKDHLTALMITHHMEDALKYGNRLIVMKEGRIIQDLNKEEKAKMKISDYYQLFE